The nucleotide window CGGCATCGAGGCCGAGGTCCTGACCGCGGACCTCTCCGAGGACAAGGGGATCGCGGCGGTCGAGGCCCGGCTCGGGGACCGCCACCAGTCGGTCGACCTCCTGGTCAACAACGCCGGATTCGGCAACAAGGGGCGCTATCTGGAGGTCTCCATGGCGGATGAGCTGACGATGCTCAAGGTGCACTGCGAGGCGGTGCTGCGGCTGACGTCCGCCGCCGCGGCCGGGATGAAGGAGCGGGGGCGCGGCGGAGTGATCAACGTGGCGTCCGTGGCGGCGTTCGTGCCGCGCGGGACGTACGGGGCCTCCAAGGCGTGGGTCGTGCAGTTCACCCAGGGAGCGGCCAAGGACCTGTCCGGTTCGGGCGTACGGCTGATGGCGCTGTGCCCCGGGTTCGTGCGGACGGAGTTCCACAAGCGGGCCGGGATGGGCACGGACAGCATCCCGGGCTGGATGTGGCTCGACGCGGACAAGCTGGTGACGAGCGCGCTCGCCGACCTGGCGCGCGGCCGGACGGTGTCGGTTCCGGACGCCCGGTACAAGGCGCTGATGGGCCTGGTGAAGGTGGCGCCTCGCGGACTGCTCGGAGGGGTCACCTCCAGGACGGGTCGCAAGTACGGCCCTCAGTAGCCCGGTCGAGCCCGGCCCCCGCGGGCCGGACCTTCACGGGCGCCCAGTTCGGGGCGGTGGCGGGCGGCGGTCGCTTGCCGGAGCAGTCCCTGCCGCCACCGCCCGTCCACGCTCCCCAGTTGCCCGAGACCCGTCACCTCATCGGGGCGGAGCAGCTGGCGCTGATGCCTGCGGGGGCGACGCTGGTCAACACGGCGCGCGGTTCGCTGGTCGACGAGGACGCTCTGATCCCGGAGCTGGTGAGCGGGCGGCTGCACGCGGTGCTGGATGTGACGGAGCCCGAACTGCCCGTGGCGGACTCGCCGTTGTACGACCTGCCGAACGTCCTGCTCACGCCGCATATCGCGGGCTCACTGGGCAACGAGCTGCACCGCATGGCGGACCAGGCGCTGGACGAGCTGGAACGCTTCGCCGAGGGCCGTCCGTTCGCGGACCCCGTG belongs to Streptomyces finlayi and includes:
- a CDS encoding SDR family NAD(P)-dependent oxidoreductase; translated protein: MTTALITGATAGIGAAFARRLAGEGHNLVLVARDTERLRVQATELHDRHGIEAEVLTADLSEDKGIAAVEARLGDRHQSVDLLVNNAGFGNKGRYLEVSMADELTMLKVHCEAVLRLTSAAAAGMKERGRGGVINVASVAAFVPRGTYGASKAWVVQFTQGAAKDLSGSGVRLMALCPGFVRTEFHKRAGMGTDSIPGWMWLDADKLVTSALADLARGRTVSVPDARYKALMGLVKVAPRGLLGGVTSRTGRKYGPQ